In Trichoderma asperellum chromosome 1, complete sequence, a single window of DNA contains:
- the HSP88 gene encoding Heat shock protein hsp88 (BUSCO:EOG092D11EA), translating to MTSVVGVDFGTLKTVIAVARNRGVDVITNEVSNRATPSLVGFGPKSRYLGEAAKTQEISNLKNTVNCLKRLAGRSFSDPDIQTEQQYVTAPLVDVNGQVGAEINYLGNSEKFTATQLVAMYLSKIKQTTANEMKLPVNDICLSVPAWFTDSQRRALLDAAEIAGLKVLRLMNDTTAAALGWGITKLDLPAAEEQPRRVCFVDIGHSNYTCSIVEFKKGELAVKATAWDRNFGGRDFDKALVDHLAKEFKGKYKVDIYTHGRAMARTIAAAEKTKKILSANQQAPVNIESLMNDVDASAMVTRQEFEAMVEPLLARIHVPLEQALAQAKLTKDDIDVIEIVGGGSRVPALKDRIQAFFEKPLSYTMNADEAIARGCAFSCAILSPAFRVRDFTVQDIISYPIEFGWEKAPDIPDEDTSLTVFNKGGVLPSTKILTFYRKQPFDLEARYANTEELPGKMNPWIGRFSVKGVKADGKEDFMICKLKARVNIHGVLNVENGYYVEDQEVEEEVKDDDKKEDGDKKDADAMDTDSKDDRKTRKVKKQVRKGDLPIASGTSSLDASTKTALTEKESSMVMEDKLVADTEEKKNELEAFIYDLRAKLDEQYAEHGSEEEKSEIRAKLESTEDWLYDEGDDASKGVYVSKIEEIRALALPVINRYQEKVEAERRAVQERVEAEQAAKRAAEEEARKAAEAEKAAQSGSDQEMKDADAPQTESEETGDPK from the exons ATGACTTCCGTCGTCG GTGTCGATTTCGGAACCCTCAAGACGGTGATTGCTGTCGCGAGAAATCGCGGCGTCGATGTG ATCACCAATGAAGTGTCCAACAGAGCAACCCC ATCTTTGGTAGGCTTCGGCCCCAAATCACGCTACCTTGGtgaggctgccaagactCAGGAGATTTCCAACCTGAAAAACACCGTCAATTGCCTCAAGCGTCTTGCCGGCCGCTCCTTCAGCGACCCCGATATTCAGACCGAGCAGCAATATGTTACCGCACCCCTTGTCGATGTCAATGGACAGGTCGGCGCTGAGATTAACTATCTCGGCAACAGCGAGAAGTTCACCGCAACCCAGCTTGTTGCCATGTACTTGAGCAAGATCAAGCAGACTACCGCCAACGAGATGAAGCTTCCCGTTAACGATATCTGCCTGAGCGTCCCCGCTTGGTTCACAGACTCTCAGCGTAGAGCGCTGCTGGATGCTGCCGAGATTGCTGGCCTCAAGGTTCTCCGACTCATGAACGacaccactgctgctgctcttggctgGGGTATCACCAAGCTGGACCTCCCTGCTGCGGAAGAGCAGCCTCGACGGGTGTGCTTCGTCGACATTGGTCACAGCAACTACACTTGCTCCATCGTTGAGTTCAAGAAGGGTGAGCTGGCCGTCAAGGCTACTGCCTGGGACCGCAACTTTGGTGGCCGAGACTTCGACAAGGCCCTTGTGGACCACCTGGCCAAGGAGTTCAAGGGCAAGTACAAGGTTGACATCTATACCCATGGTAGGGCTATGGCTCGTAccattgctgccgctgagaagaccaagaagatTCTCTCTGCCAACCAGCAGGCTCCCGTCAACATCGAGTCCTTGATGAACGATGTGGATGCTTCAGCCATGGTCACCCGACAAGAGTTCGAGGCCATGGTTGAGCCTTTGCTCGCCCGTATCCACGTGCCCCTCGAGCAGGCTCTTGCCCAGGCTAAGCTCACTAAAGACGATATTGACGTGATCGAGATCGTCGGTGGTGGTTCCCGAGTGCCCGCACTCAAGGACCGCATCCAGGCATTCTTCGAGAAGCCTCTGTCCTACACCATGAACGCCGATGAGGCTATTGCTCGAGGCTGTGCTTTCAGCTGTGCCATCTTGTCTCCTGCTTTCCGAGTTCGTGACTTCACTGTTCAAGATATCATCAGTTACCCCATTGAATTCGGATGGGAGAAGGCCCCTGATATTCCCGATGAGGACACTAGCTTAACTGTGTTCAACAAGGGTGGAGTCCTGCCTTCGACCAAGATCCTCACATTCTACCGAAAACAGCCATTTGACCTGGAAGCCCGCTATGCAAACACTGAAGAGCTTCCTGGCAAGATGAACCCTTGGATTGGCCGCTTCTCCGTGAAGGGCGTTAAAGCTGATGGCAAGGAAGACTTCATGATTTGCAAGCTGAAGGCACGAGTCAACATTCACGGTGTGTTGAATGTGGAGAACGGCTACTACGTCGAGGACCAGGAAGTCGAGGAAGAGGTCAAGGACGATgacaagaaggaggatggcGACAAGAAGGATGCTGAT GCTATGGACACCGATAGCAAGGACGACCGAAAGACCCGAAAGGTGAAGAAGCAGGTTCGAAAGGGTGACTTGCCTATCGCTAGTGGAACTTCATCGCTGGATGCCAGCACAAAGACTGCCTTGACCGAGAAGGAATCTTCCATGGTCATGGAGGACAAGCTGGTGGCCGAtacagaagagaagaagaacgagCTGGAGGCATTCATCTACGATCTCCGAGCTAAGCTTGACGAGCAGTACGCCGAGCATGGcagcgaggaggagaaatCCGAAATCAGAGCCAAGCTCGAGTCAACAGAG GACTGGCTTTACGATGAAGGCGATGATGCTTCAAAGGGCGTCTACGTCTCAAAGATTGAGGAGATCCGTGCTCTTGCTCTGCCTGTCATCAACAGATACCAGGAGAAAGTCGAGGCTGAGCGCCGTGCCGTCCAGGAGCGAGTCGAGGCTGAGCAGGCTGCCAAAAGAGCCGCTGAGGAAGAGGCTCgcaaggctgctgaggccGAGAAGGCAGCCCAGAGCGGATCCGACCAGGAGATGAAGGATGCTGATGCTCCTCAGACCGAATCTGAGGAGACCGGCGACCCTAAATAA